Genomic segment of Dromiciops gliroides isolate mDroGli1 chromosome 3, mDroGli1.pri, whole genome shotgun sequence:
aaagagaGGGTAAAGgggtagaaaagggagaaaaatacgaaaagaacagaggagagaggagggcaaGGCAAGGCAGAAAGTCTCCAGGCCTAGACCCACAGGTTGGGTCCACAGAAAAAGCCATTCTGAAGTGAGGCAGGAAAAGAATTGGCTGACAGAGTGGGAGTTGGCCTACCCAAAACTTTGAGAAAGAGTAAAGCCACCTTGGACCAGGTCCCCTGAAAAAAGTAAGCAGCAGTGCAGAAGTGAAGAGCAGATGCATCCTCTGAAGGTTCACGGAGGCTCCCCCTTCGGTCCTCCTCCCTGCCCTGGCCTTGGGAgttctccctcccacccagggCTCCTGCATCCTCCGGGTGCTAGAGGCTATTCTCGAGGTCATTGCTCCCGCAGGAGAGCCTGGGGGGGCGTCGGCCTGGGGCGCAAAGGGGCAGCTGCTGCAGCAGTGATATGGAGCTGAAGGGCGGtcggggggaggaagagaaggaggaagaggaagaggaggcagggtCAGCCAAGACAGGGGCAGCGGGGACATGAGGTCCCAGTCGGAGGAGCGGGAGAGCAGCAGTAGCTGCTGCAGCCGCAGCAGCGGGAGGACCCAGGAACCCCAAAGCCCAGAAAAGTTCCGGCGTGTCCAGGGCAAGAAGAAACGCAAAGGGGCCCGCGTGGTCGGCTTGAGCCAGCAGCGACAGGCGGCCAACGCCCGGGAGAGGGACCGCACTCACAGCGTCAACAGCGCTTTCACCGCACTCCGCACCCTTATCCCCACCGAGCCGGCGGACCGCAAGCTCTCCAAGATCGAGACCCTGCGCCTAGCAGCCAGCTACATCTCCCATCTAGCAAACGTGCTCTTGTTCCCACCCGAGTCGCTCGGGGGTCCCCAGGCCCACCCCCCGGTGCACTATCTGCCCTGCCTGCGGGACAGCGAAGGAGGTGCTGGTGGCAGCCCCTACGGAAGCGTAGGAGCCCCGCGGCCCATCTGCACCTTCTGCCTCAGTCACCAGAGGAGGGTGGTAAGGATGGCCCCTCACTCCTCCTGAAAAGggaaacgagagagagagagagagagagagagagagagagagagagagagagagagagagagagagagagagagagagacagagagagagagagagagagagagagagacagagagacagagagagacagagagagagagagacagagagacagagagacagagagacagagagagagagagagagagagagagacagagagagagagagacagagagagagagagacagagagagagagagacagagagagagagacagagacagagacacagagagagacagagacacagagagagagacacacagagacagagacacacagaaatagaatcagagacagacagaaaaagagacaaagacagagacagacagagatagaaagagacagaggaggaacagagggacagagacagagagacacagacggACACAGAGATGGCAACAGAAGGAGATGGTGgaaggagacacagagagggatggagaaagaaatagaggcagaaacgggaagagagagagacagagacagaaacaaagtcagaaacagaaagaaagaaagaaagaaagaaagaaagaaagaaagaaagaaagaaagaaagaaagaaagaaagaaagaaagaaagaaagaaagaaagaaagaaagaaagaaagaaagaaagaaagagaagaatagaTAGAATTAACTTCCCACACACACTCCAATCCCTACATTATCATCatgagttaaaattatttttatccttttatcACCAATGTAGTTTTAAGAGCTCCAAAGATCAGGGTTCAAACCATATCTTTATGACTGAATTTTagatgtgaccttgaacaaggcacttaaactttctgggacccagtttctcatctataaaataagagggttggactagaggggCATTTACTCTAAATCaataatcctatgattctatccAATATTTTCTGTACTCCAAGTGAGGATCTGTGATCTGACAAAGGATAGTACTTTTTGCAAAGCCTCATTAAAAAGTTTCTTAACTactttatttcttgaaatatagtctTACCTGGAATATTCTAGACCCTACAGCTGATGTATTGCAATTTAATTCATCAACAATTTGAAATAACAAGGTTTCTTTATTTTAGGGCAGAGGTTCTTAATTTCTTTGTGTCAtgtacccctttggcagtctggtgaaacctagggacctcttcaaaataatgtttgtgacctacattcataattaaaggaaatattaaatttcagttagaggttattgaaaataaagatataatttttccccattcaagttcacagacatTTTGAAATCGATCCATAGACCCCATGGATCCCAACGTGAGAGCTCCTGTTTTAAGGGTTTACAGTTTCAAAGTAACTTCTTGACGATTACCAATCCAATTTTCTAACCAGTGCCCCAGGTCACTTttcattttgaagaaaagaagataTGCCAAAAGTTTAGAATTCcctgagaaagaaaatagcagTTTCTTATTCTCCCCAGATCCTCCCTTTAACTTCTCTAGATTATCCTCCAGAGTGCATTAACATCCTACTAAAATGATCAGACTACTTGTTATTTGCAGAGGTGATTCCTTGACCACTTTAGCTTTGAGACCTGCTTTTGGCTACTCTCTAGGAACTGTATTGTGCAGTTTCATTCCCACTTGGGAAATCAGAAATGCATTTTGTTCTCTcccatatttctattttattatctAATTCAACTTTAGATTTTCCTCCGTCCAAATCTGTTAtcaaatttcttcctttgatGTTCAAAATATTGCCCAGTTTCCATTTcaaactccccccaccccaacatttCACAACTTAACTTTCTAGAAATTCCTTCAATGAGACTTGTCACACATTTACATTCAATTTCAATGCCTGAACTTTGAAATAGATTGAATACATAAAATACTTTCAGCCATGGGAAAGCCAAAAGTGTAAATgctttttaagtttaattgctACTGTTACCTGGACATCCTAGGTGCTCACTAATTTCCATTTTCTGTGCCCTTTTGCAGTACAAAGAAGGGGAGAAGCAATGATCTATTTAAAGTACATGTGGACAATCCTTCGAATAAGAAGCTTGTACAAGTATTGCACTGAATAGTGAACTCATTTATGTAACTTCTTGGCACCCACAGAATATGTTTACATTAAATACAATCAATTATGTAAATAAGTCATGTTTTAACACATGGAAAAAACTATGGGTCATACTTTTACATTGTAACAAATTTATTCAGGTCATTCTACAAGTGAAACCTTATACTGGGGGCAAAAGTTGCACCTGGCATGGCAGCTATTTTAGTGCCAGAAATGTTAAACCTAGCCATCTTAGTCCTGATAACTCAGGGCTTGAAACATGGGCCACATGATGAAACTTGAGCTTTGAGACTTGCAATGTTTTCTGTCTGTGGGGACTGTCATAACATCAACATTGACTGAATCTTGAACAAATATTGGACTGAGTATGGTCAGCCTCCCATTTTTCAAGTTCTATGCTCCAACTTTTATCATTGTCAAAGAAGGAAATCAAAATAtttcatcaatattttttttcctgttcaaaCTAAGGAAACAAGAAAGTAGTTATTGGTTATCTAACAAGGAAAATAGATACTCTCACTCTGCCAACCCCAAAATGTCACAGAGAAAAGTTGTCAGTCActgtttaaatatgtatatatgtgtatgtgtatatgtacatgtgtatgtatacaacaTATGTGTGTGACTGTGATGGATCATTAAGGGATTGCTTATCTCTACCCCTTAATCCTAGAAGTAATGTTGCCTATAATTGGATAAAGAGACAGTGACCTCTTAATTCTAAAATTGCCCTCTAAAATCataatgagagaaattaagtTATATATTTTTAAGCTTTATCAGATACAACACATTTTAAATTCCACCCAAGTTATGCCACCTGCTGTGTCTCCTGGGTGCTACGTTGGCAGTCTGGTCTTCTCAGGGTTACAGAGAATACTAAATAAAGTATCCTTACAGATAGTCATGTGCACTGGCCAAAAGAGCACATAGGAGCAAGAATAGAGAatgattaaattatttcatttccactTCTCTTAATCAATGTACTTCATATGTGATTGTCAATACCAGGCTAAGTGTtttaggaaataaagaaatattacatattattaccacatgataatattatataattgtaGTGTAACATAATATATTATTAGTAATAAGTTACATAATATATTTTACAGACAATATCATTTTATTACATATATcttaatattatatattgttaATATATCACATTATATTAATAATACAATATTACATTGCactaataatatgaaatattattataacaATCTCCACTTCAAATAATTTATACTCAAACTGTGGAGACAAGACTAGCAAACatgaaatgataaaattatatgttaaaacagAATAATATCATTTGGAGATATATTGTACCATATAGATCATATATATTGGAACTGTACAGAAGGGAGGGATAAAGGGGAGGAGTCATTGACTAGACATTTTGCCAGGTTTGGTCATGATTCattgatgaaaaaagaaaaatgtgggaGTCTTGTACTTCTCAAACTTCTTGAACTTATTCTGAGTTCTTTTTCTGGCAGAGAAACAGTGGAGTgcattttcagaattttattttaaaacatctcAAATGActtaatgtatgtatgtaaaagaTTTTGCATGTTTTAATGTTATAAGAATGCCGGTTATtactgttatttattttatttataagattcattactgaaatatatttttgatgaacaatgaaaaaactttttaatcaatcattaaaagaagaaagataaaaagaacatAGAACCCCATTTCAAATGTCatgaaaataaatgtatacaaTCATATTAAAGATTTGGTCTTCTTTCAACACTGGAATGTgctaattttcatttcttcccatataaaaaaaaatcaagagcacttaacacagtgctagACACAATAGTGGTTGTTCAATATATACTTGGATTGAAATGAAAAAGTGCTTTTATAAAACAATGATGCCTTCCTTCTATTTGTGCTGCATTTTAATCTTTCCAAAGCAATCCACAAATATTAATTCATCAGTTTGCTGTGCCACAGCCCAGAGTTTCATTATATCTGAAATGTCACCCTGATGATATATTGGGTAGATTTCTCCTTTAGACCACTAGTTCTTCATGTTACCTTCTTATGCAGACATAAGTACTATTCTACTGTTTTATGATCCTTAACAACCCATGGCTGGCCAAGAAATGAGGCTTGGAGGGCTCTTTAATTTAAGCAATCTACGGTTCTCCCATCCTAACAAAATGATATAGGTACTTTATAGAAAACAGCTGTGTGTATGTGGGAGAAAGGAGAGTAAGGGTGAGATATTGTAATCACTACATGGAATCAATAAATGCTCAATCACTATGTTTTTACTTAATTACCGAACATGATAAAGACATTAGAAGATGTTTAAAAATTCTTGTTTGTCTTAAAAATTTATTCTGTAAAATTGAATTTTGCACACTTTAGAACTTGATTTCTATAAAACAATGTCAAATTTAATAACTAAGTTTTTCTTAAATACCTTTTAACCTAAGATATTGCTTAACCTTCATCTtaacttttcacttttttgggggggtggggcagtgagggttaagtgacttgcccaaggtcacacagctagtaagagtcaagtatctgaggctggatttgaattcaggtcctcttgaatccagggtcggtgctttatccactgcaccacctagctgcccgcatcTTAACTTTTGAAAGTCATAGGGAATTTGCAACATTACCCATTGATCACAACCTCTATTAGACTCCATAGATAATTCATGGGAGTTGTCTGAAGCAcataaaaattaagtgacttgacaagggtcatACACTACTGagtcagaaatggaatttgaactcagactttccCAATTCCAAGCTCCACACTCTATCCATTAGACCATGCTGTTTCTAATGTTATTACATATCCTTTTTATTTCaagttaaaatgtttaatttatcctgaagacaataaaataacttttttctatAAGGTCTAAACATTATTAATGACACTGGAATTTTAATAGCTTAGATTTCCCATTGTACAAACAACATAAGTGTGGACTAATATTTTATGCAACAAAATGTTCCATTCAGAGAAgaaaacctatgatttcatataCTTAAGATTTAAATACATCTTACAAATTACAAGTATTCTCTGTTGATAAAAGTAGATATGtgtcgttttgttttgttttaaagatgctcattgttttttctttctttttctttttttgggggggggcaattggggttaagtgacttgcccagggtcacacagctagtaagtgtcaagtgtctgaggtcacatttgaactcaggacctcctgaatccagggctggtgctctatccactgcaccacctagctgccccctgctcattggTTTTTAATCCAATCTTTTGGCAAATGGAACCTCTTTAAATAAACTATATAGCACGCTCCCTACCCACCCTCTTTTAACAAGGATATTTAACTTATAGTTACTATTGAAATGGGGAGCATTACCATTGTTTTTGAAGGATTTTAAGATTAATATagcagaaattattttaaaatatgtaaagaattaattgtgatttgcggtttctatgaccccatcttttggctgggATTGTAAGCTCCAGCCAGGGCTCAGGCGCCAAACCTCCTCGCCAGCATAATGCTCCACCAGGTCACACGGAAGCCCacgtgggcctggccaaattataatgatgggaagccgggtgagggcagtcaggtgacctttggTGTGTGGAAGCTGGGAGGCTGGTCGTTCTACAAGCGGCTGTTAATACTGTCAATCACGGCTGcaaaccaattagcttggggctgtgtgtgtgaccGCCCTGTTTCCTGAGAGAGAagggtttgctgggaaggagaagggaggagattcgccattctggcTTGTGGCTGGAGAGAAAGACAGGGTGCAGCCGTTTTGCTCTTTGGAAAGAGCTGCATCCAGTTGGTGTTTTTTCAGGtcgtattattttccttccccttttcctcttttcccttatccctagttctactaatcttacttgtgttttaaattcgttcttgttaataaaccctattttgtttcatttttgaaagaggctgttaaccTCCTTCTTTATCCCAATATTACGACGAATcacctaacactccccaattaaaatttggcccttacaaatgCAAAATGTTGCTTAgttatctttcccttttcctgttcCCAAGAGTGTAACTCCTTCTCTCTATTACTTTTGTATGGTAAGAAGAACAGTTCTCCTAACCTCAGCAAAAACTGCTGGTTATTCCCTCAGTAGCAGTCCAATGTTCCTCCCCAAAAACAGATAATCAGGCTGGTTATTTATGCAATTATATATGTTGTTATGTGTGGATACACTGGGCTTCATTTCGCCTCTGTGTATGCTGCAAAGAGCTCCTCCTAAGAACATAAGGAAGATAAAATAATCCAGATATTCTCCTGACCTTCATTATTCTCTCCTCCACTAGCCTGTGTCCAGCAACAGATTGCTGGCTACTCAGCTTTTAAAATTGGAGTGTGGAGGAAGATTCCCCTCCAAAAGGCACCTATGTAGAACTGACCAATATTGGTGTGGGGAGGGAAACATGGGAGAGGATAACTGGTCTACAAAATCACCACAGGCTTCTAGTAGTAGCTCAGAATTGCACTAATGTTGAAGTCAAAAGggtccttggaggtcatctattgtggcctcttcattttacaaatcatgAAAATCACACTTAGAGATATGAAATGAATTGCCCAGATTCACATACCAAACTAGTCACAGATTTAAGACTAAAATCTAAGCCTTCTTATTTCCGGTCCCATGTTCTTTTTGCTACAATACCTTAGCTCATGCTGACCTATCCATGCCACACTCAGGAGACTCaagaaaaatttattattatacaGAGGAATTTTTTCTCctcacatttttctctctctattcaaACACCAAGGTCTTTTTAGTGATTTTTCCAAATCTTTAACCCTCCACCTTACATTTTCCCCTTGTATGGCCACACTCAGGGCCTTGTAGTTTAATAAGAAATACTAAAAGTATAACTTtttagaaattgttttatttcattcttaagaaaatgatttttatgttgtcttcataagagattttgtattttacttaGTTGTATGTGTTAAGCTTTTTTGTAGAACATTCAGGttatttaccaaaaaaacaacCCGTTAGAGCTTGTGGTAAATTATTTTGCACATTCTCTAATGGAAGCTATCTGGAACACCCCAGTCTTCTTCACACACCCCTGCTTGCAAATGGAATGATGCTGATAGAAGTTCATGGAATGAAAATTTGGATtgcacatttatttatttcattagtatttggttaaaaaaaacaaaagagatagaggTCTGTAGGTGGTAAACATGCATCAATTTCCCCAAAGTGAATAAATCCACAGCCTGTCTTTAAGATTAACTTCAGTACTAGAGATACAATTTGGAATCTTCCAACACTCTTATGACTGCATGTAGTTATACAGATCTGTGTGTGAATAAATGAAGACATAATTCACTTGCTACAGATAACAAGGTGTAGTAGAAATATCACTGGCTTGGACATTAAGAACTCTGTGTTTTAATACTGGTTCCATTACTAACTGTGACACTGGAcaattaacttctctggacttcagtgacAATGTGAACTGGTGGATAGAATgaggacttggaatcaaaaagatTTAGGCATGAATCCTTCTGCAgatgcttattatctgtgtgaccttagcaaaGCCAAATGACCTGAGTCtcagttatttcatctgtaaaatgaagataatagtaacacctacctcctagggtttgtggtgcataataaatgagatgatatgtatCTTGTGTTTTATAAACATGAATATATCATATTAATGTGAGTGATGTAAATTATTCAATGTTCTCATCTGTCATGTGAGGGGCTTGAGACTAAGTGATCTCAATTAAATTCATCAAAAAAATGTACCAACTGTATGCCTTGTTCTGAGGATGTAAATACCAAAAGTAACCCCTGCCTTCATGAACTCTATTGGGACATTTCAGGTCCCTTCAAATTCTCTGACTTCTGTTTGGTTCCCTGTCTAGTCCAATCATAGTTATGAAAACGAAAGTTCTTTGAGCTAAAAATGATTGTCAGGTATCACCAAATCATTACCCTATTCCTTAAATTCTAGTGCTTTACTATTACCACCAATGACAGATATAACTGTTCTATTAGAcatttttaagtttttcaaaactTGACATCAAGCTACTTTTTCAATAATATTACATACTACTCTCATTATGTACCCTTCAGTCTAAACAATCTAGTATTTCCACTCATACATGGAACcgcatttcccatctccatacctgtcatgctgtctcccccatcctctactctgactcttagaattccaaatttccttcaagactcagtttaagTACAGGAAGCTTCTCTTGACCCCCTCATAATGGCTagtatatagcagctctttttgtggtagctaaaaattggaaatcaaaggtatgcccatcaattggagaatggataaacaaactgtggtatgtgatggtgacggaatattattgtgcagtaataaatgacaaacagaatgacttCCAAAAATCCTAGAAAGACATTTACAAAATGATATACtgggaagtgagaagaaccaagagaatattgtacacagagacaacaatattgtttgatgaagaactgtgaaggacttttctattttcaacaatacattaatccaagacaatcccaaaagaatattgatgaaacatactatccatatccaaagaaagaactgatattgatgaaagtgactgaagcatactgtttttcacattctttcattaagtgacaaatatgatgatgttttgcatgatcatatatgtataacccatatcagagtgtttgctgccttggggaggggagaggggaaggaggaaaggagggatagagattggaacagaaaaatctaaatatgaatgtttaatctggaaaaaaaattttaaagatggaggaggggtgtgctgggaagggttcaggagatatatgtatttatatacacacaaatatatatgttgtgcatatatgagttatttagatcatatttatatagtaattatattttaaaaaaattgtcatatatgttatttatgtaaattgatatgtatatgttatttataaaacagttatgtTAAGATTTAAAATAGTTacatgtattagaatatatctaagtATATCTAAATGCAATAATATAGAaagtttacattatatatgtcatgtatgtgtgtatgtatatattatgtctaTGTttgatatacatataaaatataattatatatcacaaattaaaaaagaaaaaacacaaagatactagagtggtttgccatttatttctctagatcattttacatctgagaaaactgaggcaaaccaggttaagtttaacatgcccagggtcatacagctagtaaatatctgaggtcagatttgaactcaggaaaaataagtcttcctgactccaggcccagcactctatccactgtgccacctatctatgCCTTaatatataataggcacttaataaatgcttattgattaattgatttttaaaaagaatatatacatcCATACCTATGTGGAAAAATACTACCAGTTATTTTGTTGGTAAAAGTACTATTTTTATCAAGTCATATTTTGGGCAAAATGTAACTTATCTTTAGATCAATATGATTTATGAAATTAGAAATTAATGGCTCAAAGTGATTTTGGCTATGTTATACGATGATACTCAGAATCAATGGAAATGTTGCAGTTTTAGGCTTCTTAAGAAATTATTATAGTGGAGCAGCAAtgaattttaataaaacaaatatctAGTTCCACACACAAACATTAATTACTATCACAATCATTTGCATCCAGAGGTTTTAATCCAACACAGGTACCccacaatattttttaaacttttttagcAAAAATTGTTTTGACTTTCCCCTATCCtttcttaatagatgcttatagGCATGTCTATTCTTTTCAAGTCTCTCTTtagttgtattttatttaaatattgctGAAACAAAAGTTTCAGCTGCTTACAAAGGCAAGACCAGAAAAAACATTTAATACTTCTAGGTAAGTTGACTGAAGTATTTTAGGATTTTTTactaaaattttcaaaatatgtaCTTAAATtcaaaagtattatttttctatCCATCCTTTAGCATCACCTGGAAATAGCTCAGGATTTCTAGTTCAACAAACTTGAGTCAGTACCTTATGGTAGACTGACATTGATGATTTCCTAAGATTTCTTCACTGTTCTGGATAGCTATTACAGATACCATGGTTGCCCATGTATCGAGCAAAAAGTGAAGAATGAATGAGGGAATAGTATAAATTTCTCTTCGTGTGGTACCTGACCCTGTCATTTCCTCGATTCCATTTGAGTTTGTTGTGGTTCTCTGCAGTTTTGTCCTGTGGATGACAACAAAGAGAACTAGTTCTGTCTGTGTCCTAGGATAGTGAAGAATTCAAGAGAGATTCCTTACTTATCTATGAGGGTCTATGTTGCTGGAATAAGCTTTGTCATAGGAATCAGAAATTGGAAGGGTAGGGTCAAGGGTatgctgttaaatgtttaacaattgacttttaagttcaatctgcattattaagattttctccatcattttcttaagcctaggcaatcaacaaaacaataaaatcctGATTTGTAATCCTTTACTAATTTCTAGAGTGTAAATAAATGATCATAGTGAAAATGTAGCAATCATCTCCAGCAGGAGTTGGTTTCAGAACATatgtggaaagaaataaaaatgtccatTTGATGTATTTGTCATTGATTTGATATTGacaaaggagaggtagaattcTAAAGGTTAAAATTAGGCATAGCATTTACCTATAATATCTACATTCTTTGTTCCTGCTTGACAGATTTAATTTCAAAAAATACAATCAAAGTTCATAGAATTTGGGAAATACTGACCTATCAAGAGTTTTGACACATAAGCCACTGCTAATCTTCATAATTCACCATCTCATGCTGTGGCCACCAGCACTCGTACACAGGTACATAACCTGGAGAAAATATGAACATAATGGTCCCGTTGTT
This window contains:
- the LOC122749792 gene encoding transcription factor 15-like, whose protein sequence is MRSQSEERESSSSCCSRSSGRTQEPQSPEKFRRVQGKKKRKGARVVGLSQQRQAANARERDRTHSVNSAFTALRTLIPTEPADRKLSKIETLRLAASYISHLANVLLFPPESLGGPQAHPPVHYLPCLRDSEGGAGGSPYGSVGAPRPICTFCLSHQRRVYKEGEKQ